The following coding sequences lie in one Bordetella genomosp. 9 genomic window:
- a CDS encoding GntR family transcriptional regulator, which translates to MAIPNEKGARGAASAKPAAPAPILANEDIYRRLQQAVFEHRLLPGTRLVEDHLAEVTGSTRGRIRQVLARLAHENLVTLIPNRGAFIAKPTVEEAREVFAMRQLIEPSMADLLARGPKASHIARLRAHVRQEAAARAAGDRAAIIRLSGAFHMLMAELTGNRILTRTLRELCAQTCLVITLYDKPNTPACPYHEHETMIDAIEAGDGAQAAALMRHHLQHIEATLALEEPEPAGRVDLQSLFFS; encoded by the coding sequence ATGGCCATTCCGAACGAAAAGGGCGCGCGAGGCGCCGCCAGCGCCAAGCCGGCCGCCCCGGCGCCCATACTGGCGAACGAGGATATCTACCGCCGCCTGCAGCAGGCCGTGTTCGAACATCGTTTGCTGCCTGGAACGCGCCTGGTCGAGGACCATCTTGCCGAAGTCACGGGCAGCACGCGTGGACGCATACGCCAGGTATTGGCCCGGCTGGCGCACGAGAACCTGGTCACGCTGATACCCAATCGCGGCGCCTTCATCGCCAAGCCGACAGTGGAGGAGGCGCGCGAGGTATTCGCCATGCGCCAGCTGATCGAACCCTCGATGGCGGATCTTCTCGCCCGGGGGCCCAAGGCGTCGCATATCGCGCGCTTGCGGGCGCACGTGCGTCAGGAAGCCGCGGCGCGGGCGGCGGGCGACCGCGCCGCCATCATCCGGTTATCGGGCGCTTTCCACATGCTGATGGCCGAGTTGACCGGCAACCGGATCCTGACGCGGACGCTGCGCGAGCTTTGCGCGCAGACCTGTCTCGTCATTACCCTGTATGACAAGCCCAATACGCCGGCTTGCCCTTATCACGAACACGAAACGATGATCGATGCGATCGAGGCGGGCGACGGCGCCCAGGCGGCGGCATTGATGCGGCATCATTTGCAGCATATCGAGGCGACGCTCGCGCTCGAAGAACCGGAGCCTGCAGGCCGGGTGGATCTGCAGTCCCTGTTTTTTTCCTGA
- a CDS encoding ABC transporter substrate-binding protein: MSFLKAVAAIAMVTLAGSYGPARAADPEIKLGFAKCAHCVPMGLTPQLAKGVAIDATAFTSGNDVLTALVSKSVDIAQVTYLHFVTALDKGFDIVAISGEVNGGSELLSAPALGLKADDWDGLKKLVAARKQAGTPLRVAASRGNAQDLHMRGVLATHGINPDKDVQFINIPNPADHAAALQRNEVDLVSTVEPFASQIRMNGAGKHFDFPYDQAAGKLTNLIVTRSDVIRAKPQAVQSTVDAVVALVGKLKTDQGMWVGAIAKYTALDPRIAAAALDNAYPDYAMYQKQTLAIARMMKDLHYVSTDVSAQIPSHMDYSFLARSTGKTPADLGQ; the protein is encoded by the coding sequence ATGTCTTTCCTCAAAGCGGTGGCAGCCATCGCCATGGTGACCTTGGCCGGGTCCTACGGCCCCGCCCGCGCCGCCGACCCCGAGATCAAGCTGGGCTTCGCCAAATGCGCGCATTGCGTTCCGATGGGACTGACGCCGCAACTGGCCAAGGGCGTCGCCATCGACGCCACGGCCTTCACTTCCGGGAACGACGTGTTGACTGCCCTCGTTTCCAAAAGCGTGGACATCGCCCAGGTCACGTACCTGCACTTCGTGACCGCGCTGGACAAAGGCTTTGATATCGTCGCCATCTCCGGGGAGGTCAATGGCGGTTCGGAGCTGTTGAGCGCGCCGGCCCTCGGCCTGAAGGCGGACGACTGGGACGGGCTGAAGAAGCTGGTCGCGGCGCGCAAGCAGGCGGGTACGCCCCTGCGCGTGGCCGCCTCGCGCGGCAACGCACAGGACCTGCACATGCGCGGTGTATTGGCGACGCACGGCATCAACCCGGACAAGGACGTGCAGTTCATCAACATCCCGAACCCCGCGGACCATGCCGCGGCCCTGCAGCGCAACGAAGTGGATCTCGTGTCCACGGTGGAACCCTTTGCTTCACAGATCCGCATGAACGGCGCCGGCAAGCACTTCGACTTCCCCTACGACCAGGCGGCCGGCAAGCTGACCAACCTGATCGTCACACGGTCGGATGTGATCAGGGCCAAGCCGCAGGCGGTGCAGTCCACCGTCGATGCCGTGGTGGCGCTGGTCGGCAAACTGAAAACCGACCAGGGAATGTGGGTCGGCGCGATAGCCAAATACACCGCCCTCGATCCCAGGATTGCCGCCGCCGCGCTGGACAACGCGTATCCGGACTACGCCATGTACCAGAAGCAGACGCTCGCGATCGCCAGGATGATGAAGGACCTGCACTACGTGTCCACGGACGTCAGCGCGCAAATCCCGTCGCACATGGATTACAGCTTCCTGGCCAGGTCCACGGGCAAGACCCCGGCCGATCTGGGTCAGTAA
- a CDS encoding ABC transporter permease encodes MHLLRHKERLAVPLIVLLAWEAFSRSGWIPPALLPAPSRVILTWADWIFGTDGSTQSYSGEWLNAAVASLLRVLAGYAIAAASGILLGIAIGWWRWVEKTVEPTIQVLRPIPPVSWIPLAIIWFGIANKPAIFLVFLGAFFPILMNTIHGVKNVDRNLIRAAAMMDATQWQLLRHVVMPAALPSIFSGLRIAIGSAWMLTVTAEMVAVKSGLGYSLWDSYYFLRYDLVIAAMVSIGLLGFLSDLLLKHIMNGALHWQRASTLQGNQHAARSPR; translated from the coding sequence ATGCACCTGTTGCGTCATAAGGAGCGGCTCGCGGTACCGCTCATCGTCCTGCTCGCCTGGGAGGCATTTTCCCGATCCGGCTGGATTCCGCCGGCATTGCTGCCCGCACCTTCCCGGGTCATCCTGACCTGGGCCGACTGGATTTTCGGCACCGACGGCAGCACGCAGTCCTACAGCGGCGAATGGCTCAATGCGGCCGTCGCCAGTCTGCTGCGCGTCCTGGCGGGATATGCCATCGCGGCCGCCAGCGGCATCCTGCTGGGAATCGCCATCGGCTGGTGGCGCTGGGTAGAGAAGACGGTCGAGCCCACCATCCAGGTACTGCGGCCGATACCGCCGGTGTCATGGATTCCGCTGGCCATCATATGGTTTGGCATCGCCAACAAGCCCGCGATTTTCCTGGTGTTTCTCGGCGCGTTCTTCCCCATTTTGATGAACACCATCCATGGCGTGAAAAACGTGGACCGCAACCTTATCCGGGCCGCGGCAATGATGGATGCCACGCAATGGCAACTGCTGCGCCACGTAGTGATGCCGGCGGCGCTGCCGAGCATTTTCTCGGGGCTGCGCATCGCCATCGGTTCGGCATGGATGCTCACCGTCACCGCGGAGATGGTTGCCGTCAAGAGCGGCCTGGGCTACTCCTTGTGGGACTCGTATTACTTCCTGCGCTATGACCTCGTCATTGCGGCCATGGTCAGCATCGGTCTGCTGGGCTTCCTTTCCGACCTTCTGTTGAAACACATCATGAATGGCGCTTTGCATTGGCAGCGCGCCTCCACGCTGCAAGGCAATCAACACGCCGCCAGGAGTCCGCGATGA
- a CDS encoding ABC transporter ATP-binding protein: MSHVVFEGIGKTFYDARRNTELLTLQDVSLSVGEHELLCLLGPSGCGKSTLLNMLAGFEQPTTGRVTVQGKPVTRPGADRGMVFQQATLMPWLPVWDNVAFPYRLRGMPKAQRRRLAQPYIDLVGLTGFEDHYPSELSGGMSQRVGIARALLLNPGVILMDEPFAALDAQTKADIQEELVAIWQKSRSTIVFVTHSVEEALILGTQVAVMTHRPGRIRELIPIDLPRPRDTTSALFNEIKRHVLSLIREEAALARAA; the protein is encoded by the coding sequence ATGAGCCATGTCGTTTTCGAAGGTATCGGCAAAACCTTTTACGACGCCCGCCGCAACACGGAACTGCTCACCCTGCAGGACGTGTCGCTCAGCGTGGGCGAACACGAGCTGCTTTGCCTGCTGGGACCATCGGGGTGCGGCAAGTCCACGCTGTTGAACATGCTTGCCGGTTTCGAGCAGCCGACCACCGGCCGGGTGACGGTGCAAGGCAAGCCGGTGACGCGGCCCGGTGCGGACCGCGGCATGGTGTTCCAGCAGGCGACCCTGATGCCCTGGCTGCCCGTCTGGGACAACGTGGCCTTTCCTTACCGGCTGCGCGGCATGCCCAAGGCGCAGCGGCGACGGCTTGCGCAACCCTACATCGATCTGGTGGGACTGACCGGCTTCGAGGACCACTACCCTTCCGAACTGTCGGGCGGCATGAGCCAGCGGGTCGGCATCGCTCGCGCGCTCCTGCTGAACCCGGGCGTGATTCTGATGGACGAGCCCTTTGCTGCGTTGGACGCGCAGACCAAGGCCGATATCCAGGAAGAGCTGGTCGCAATCTGGCAGAAGTCCCGATCGACCATCGTGTTCGTCACCCATAGCGTGGAAGAGGCCCTGATCCTCGGCACGCAGGTCGCCGTCATGACGCATCGCCCCGGCCGGATCCGCGAGCTTATTCCCATCGACCTGCCGCGGCCTCGCGACACCACCTCCGCCCTGTTCAACGAGATCAAGCGCCACGTGCTGTCCCTGATCCGCGAAGAGGCCGCGTTGGCGCGCGCCGCCTGA
- a CDS encoding maleate cis-trans isomerase family protein has protein sequence MTVNRLLLGMLTPSSNTALEPVTSAMLSGLPEATAHFGRFPVTEIALSERALAQFDDAPILQAATLLAHARMSVICWNGTSSGWLGFDADRELCRRIESATGIAACTSVLALNEIFERRSVRNFALVTPYTDDVQARILNNYLDAGYTCVAERHLGRRDNFSFSEVDADTLRGMVREVAKSGPDAISIFCTNLHGAPLVEELEREVGIPIYDTIATAVWKSLRLAGADTRRVQGWGSLFREVL, from the coding sequence ATGACCGTGAACCGCCTGTTGTTGGGCATGCTGACCCCGTCATCGAATACCGCACTGGAACCCGTCACCAGCGCCATGCTTTCCGGGCTGCCCGAGGCCACCGCGCATTTCGGCCGTTTCCCCGTCACCGAGATCGCGCTGTCGGAACGGGCGCTGGCGCAGTTCGACGACGCCCCCATCCTGCAGGCCGCGACGCTTCTGGCGCACGCCAGGATGTCCGTGATCTGTTGGAACGGTACCTCTTCCGGCTGGCTGGGCTTCGACGCCGACCGCGAGCTTTGCCGCCGCATCGAGTCGGCCACCGGCATTGCAGCCTGCACGTCTGTCCTGGCCCTGAATGAAATCTTCGAACGTCGAAGCGTACGAAACTTTGCGCTCGTCACGCCCTACACCGACGACGTCCAGGCGCGAATCCTCAACAACTATCTCGATGCCGGGTACACGTGCGTGGCCGAACGGCATTTGGGCAGGCGCGACAACTTTTCGTTCTCCGAGGTCGATGCCGACACGTTGCGCGGCATGGTGCGCGAGGTGGCGAAATCCGGACCGGACGCGATTTCCATCTTCTGCACGAATCTGCACGGCGCACCCCTGGTGGAAGAATTGGAGCGCGAGGTCGGCATTCCCATCTACGACACCATTGCCACCGCCGTGTGGAAGTCGCTGCGCCTGGCCGGCGCAGACACGCGCCGCGTTCAGGGCTGGGGGTCGCTGTTCCGGGAGGTCCTATGA
- the hydA gene encoding dihydropyrimidinase, whose protein sequence is MSDAPASGNKPYDLVVRHARVATASDVFETDIGIRDGRIAALARDLPPGAEEIDAAGRWVLPGGVDAHCHLAQKTGDNSVMADDFLSGTRSAACGGTTTVIPFAAQLKGESLAQAVRDYHAVADGKACIDYAFHMIVSDATAQVTQEELPALIGQGYTSFKIYMTYDDLKLNDRQILDVLDTARRHGAMTMVHAESSDCIAWLADRMLAEGLQAPPYHALSRPPVVEREATHRAISLAELLDTPILIVHVSGPEAIEQIRWAQTRGLKIYAETCPQYLFLTAADLGGDALHGAKCICSPPPRDAAAHEAVWNALANGTFQVFSSDHAPFRFDGEGGKKPQGDDTPFNHVPNGIPGLETRLALLFSEGVLEGRLDINTFVALTATQPAKLYGLAPRKGTIAIGADADIVVWDTGLPRVVRNADLHHNVDYTPYEGRTVRAWPGITLSRGRVVYRDGEFVGEAGHGRFLPCERPLAARPRPARHRRAPWLDVLSRVAPDTANDGATP, encoded by the coding sequence ATGAGCGACGCGCCCGCATCCGGCAACAAGCCATACGACCTCGTGGTGCGCCATGCTCGGGTGGCGACTGCCAGCGACGTGTTCGAGACGGACATCGGGATACGCGACGGACGTATCGCCGCGCTTGCGCGGGACCTGCCGCCGGGCGCCGAGGAAATCGACGCGGCCGGCCGCTGGGTATTGCCCGGCGGCGTGGATGCGCACTGCCATCTCGCGCAGAAAACCGGCGACAACTCCGTGATGGCAGATGACTTCCTGTCCGGGACCCGCTCGGCGGCCTGCGGCGGCACCACGACGGTGATCCCCTTCGCGGCGCAACTGAAGGGCGAGTCGCTTGCGCAGGCCGTGCGCGACTATCACGCCGTCGCCGACGGCAAGGCCTGCATCGATTACGCCTTCCACATGATCGTGTCCGATGCGACAGCGCAGGTCACGCAGGAAGAACTGCCGGCACTGATCGGCCAGGGCTACACGTCTTTCAAGATCTACATGACCTATGACGATCTCAAGCTGAACGACCGGCAAATCCTCGATGTCCTCGATACCGCGCGCCGGCACGGCGCCATGACGATGGTTCACGCCGAAAGCAGCGACTGCATCGCCTGGCTGGCCGATCGCATGCTGGCCGAAGGCTTGCAGGCGCCGCCCTACCATGCGTTATCGCGCCCTCCGGTCGTGGAGCGTGAAGCGACGCATCGCGCGATTTCGCTGGCGGAGCTGCTGGATACGCCCATCCTGATCGTGCATGTATCGGGGCCGGAGGCCATCGAACAGATACGCTGGGCGCAGACGCGCGGCCTGAAAATCTATGCCGAAACCTGCCCCCAGTACCTGTTCCTGACCGCAGCCGACCTGGGCGGCGACGCCTTGCACGGCGCCAAGTGCATCTGCAGCCCGCCGCCGCGCGACGCCGCTGCGCACGAGGCCGTCTGGAATGCGCTGGCCAACGGCACTTTCCAGGTGTTTTCTTCGGACCATGCCCCCTTCCGCTTCGACGGCGAAGGCGGCAAGAAGCCGCAAGGCGACGATACGCCCTTCAACCATGTTCCGAACGGCATCCCCGGACTGGAAACGCGGCTAGCGCTGCTGTTTTCCGAAGGCGTGCTGGAAGGCCGTCTGGATATCAACACCTTCGTCGCCCTGACGGCGACACAGCCCGCGAAGCTTTACGGCCTTGCGCCACGCAAGGGCACCATCGCCATTGGCGCGGACGCCGATATCGTCGTCTGGGACACCGGCCTGCCTCGCGTGGTGCGCAATGCGGACCTGCATCACAACGTGGATTACACCCCGTACGAGGGACGAACCGTCCGCGCGTGGCCCGGCATCACGCTCAGCCGGGGCCGCGTGGTCTATCGTGACGGAGAGTTCGTCGGGGAAGCCGGCCATGGGCGGTTCCTGCCCTGCGAGCGGCCG